From a single Alkalihalophilus pseudofirmus genomic region:
- the ahpF gene encoding alkyl hydroperoxide reductase subunit F, translating to MLLEADVKAQLNEYLKLLEGDILLKVSAGDDSVSKDMLALVDELASMSSKISVRQAELERTPSFSVNRIGEETGVTFAGIPLGHEFTSLVLALLQVSGRAPKVDQSVIDQIKNMDGEYHFETYVSLSCHNCPDVVQALNMMSVLNPGITHTMIDGAAFKEEVESKNVMAVPAVYLDGEFFSGGRISLEEILAKLGTGPDAAELSNKDPYDVLVVGGGPAGASAAIYAARKGIRTGIVAERFGGQVLDTMSIENFISVKSTEGPKLAASLEEHVKEYNIDIMNLQRAKNLEKNDLFELELENGAVLKSKSVIVSTGARWRNVGVPGEQEFKNKGVAYCPHCDGPLFEGKDVAVIGGGNSGIEAAIDLAGIVNHVTVLEFMAELKADEVLQKRLYSLPNVTVVKNVQTKEITGTDSVNGITYIDRETEEEHHVELAGVFVQIGLVPNTDWLDGFVERNRMGEIMVDKSGATTVPGLFAAGDCTDGPYNQIIISMGSGANASLAAFDYLIRN from the coding sequence ATGTTACTTGAAGCAGATGTGAAAGCCCAACTTAATGAGTACCTGAAACTCCTAGAAGGCGATATCCTTCTTAAAGTGAGTGCAGGTGACGATTCCGTATCAAAAGATATGCTTGCACTAGTTGATGAGCTAGCATCCATGTCCTCTAAGATCTCTGTTAGACAAGCAGAGCTTGAGAGAACACCTAGCTTTAGTGTAAACCGTATAGGAGAAGAGACAGGCGTTACATTTGCTGGTATTCCTTTAGGGCACGAGTTTACATCACTCGTGCTCGCTTTACTGCAAGTAAGCGGTAGAGCTCCAAAAGTTGATCAAAGCGTCATTGACCAGATCAAAAACATGGACGGGGAATATCACTTTGAAACGTATGTCAGCCTAAGCTGCCATAACTGTCCTGATGTTGTTCAAGCACTGAATATGATGAGTGTCCTAAACCCTGGTATCACTCACACGATGATTGACGGTGCAGCATTTAAAGAAGAAGTAGAATCGAAAAATGTCATGGCTGTTCCTGCTGTCTATTTAGACGGTGAGTTCTTTAGCGGCGGACGCATTTCACTAGAAGAAATTTTAGCAAAATTGGGAACAGGTCCTGATGCTGCTGAACTTTCAAATAAAGATCCTTATGATGTTCTTGTTGTTGGCGGCGGTCCTGCAGGGGCAAGTGCAGCGATCTATGCAGCACGTAAAGGGATCCGCACAGGTATAGTTGCTGAACGTTTCGGCGGACAAGTCCTTGATACAATGAGCATCGAGAACTTTATTAGTGTGAAAAGCACAGAAGGTCCAAAGCTTGCAGCAAGCCTTGAAGAGCACGTAAAAGAGTACAACATTGATATTATGAACTTACAACGTGCGAAGAACCTTGAGAAAAACGACTTATTTGAGCTTGAGCTTGAAAATGGGGCTGTACTGAAAAGTAAGAGCGTCATTGTATCAACTGGGGCTCGCTGGCGTAATGTTGGCGTTCCAGGCGAACAAGAGTTCAAGAACAAAGGTGTCGCATATTGCCCTCACTGCGATGGTCCTCTATTTGAAGGAAAAGATGTTGCAGTTATCGGCGGCGGTAACTCAGGAATTGAAGCAGCAATTGACCTTGCTGGAATTGTAAACCACGTAACTGTCCTTGAATTCATGGCTGAACTAAAAGCGGATGAAGTCCTTCAAAAACGCTTATACAGCTTACCGAATGTAACGGTAGTGAAAAATGTTCAGACAAAAGAAATCACTGGTACAGACAGCGTAAATGGTATTACGTACATCGACCGTGAAACGGAAGAAGAGCATCATGTTGAATTAGCAGGTGTCTTCGTTCAAATCGGTCTGGTACCAAATACAGACTGGTTAGACGGTTTTGTTGAACGCAACCGTATGGGTGAGATCATGGTTGATAAGAGCGGTGCTACAACCGTTCCTGGCCTCTTCGCTGCAGGAGACTGCACAGACGGTCCTTACAACCAAATCATTATCTCAATGGGCTCAGGTGCGAATGCATCACTAGCAGCGTTTGATTATTTAATCAGGAATTGA
- a CDS encoding MurR/RpiR family transcriptional regulator, whose amino-acid sequence MTNPLTVIKGHLSKLTNAQRIIADYILKNSSEVAFLTIHDLAQRVNTSSTTIMRLMSNLGYSGYSEFQKGLQKLIRDQTAPQTRLEINLENVNKDDLWGNTINHHLYQIQKVMEQMPKSQLDEVVKKITSSRQVICTSVRSGLPIGQYLTHGLNRTLGNCRLVIADTSDWVDEIITMKSEDLIIATSFPRYAKRIIDFVKAAKCHGVQIVAITDSYSSPIAEYADIVLPCDSDSLAFHNSPIVAMIVADYLINATAIGQSEETRKRLDKINEMLKDMNYHY is encoded by the coding sequence ATGACAAATCCTCTTACCGTCATAAAAGGACATTTATCAAAATTAACAAATGCTCAACGTATCATTGCTGATTATATATTAAAAAACTCTTCAGAAGTAGCTTTTCTAACTATTCATGATTTAGCTCAACGTGTGAATACGAGCTCAACGACGATCATGCGACTAATGTCTAATTTAGGCTATTCAGGATACAGTGAATTTCAAAAAGGTTTGCAAAAGTTAATACGAGATCAAACTGCTCCTCAAACCCGTTTAGAAATTAATTTAGAGAACGTTAATAAAGATGATTTATGGGGCAATACAATTAATCATCACCTTTATCAGATTCAAAAAGTAATGGAGCAAATGCCTAAATCACAGTTGGATGAAGTTGTAAAAAAAATAACTTCTTCGAGACAAGTCATTTGTACAAGTGTTCGAAGCGGACTTCCAATTGGTCAATATCTAACTCATGGGTTGAATAGGACATTAGGGAATTGCCGCCTAGTCATTGCAGACACTAGTGATTGGGTAGATGAAATCATCACAATGAAATCAGAAGACTTAATAATCGCCACAAGTTTTCCTCGTTATGCAAAGCGAATCATTGATTTCGTAAAAGCAGCCAAATGTCACGGGGTACAGATTGTAGCCATAACAGATAGTTACTCATCTCCAATTGCTGAATACGCTGACATCGTTTTACCTTGTGATTCTGATAGTCTTGCATTTCATAATTCTCCTATTGTTGCAATGATAGTGGCAGACTATCTTATTAATGCCACAGCTATTGGACAATCAGAAGAGACAAGAAAGCGTTTAGATAAAATAAATGAAATGCTAAAAGATATGAATTACCATTATTAA
- a CDS encoding RraA family protein, giving the protein MNSSQHSDSSQLLSRIKKIGSTVFADVMDNQNTMDYRVKPVNFLEPLVGRVRTVSVPKGDNLLLHHAIYQAEPNDIIIVNGQSFTGAAYLGELMAGAAEALGIKGIIIDGLVRDKRELRQLNIQIYAKGFSPSGPSKEGPGSFDTTITCAGTIVSPYDFVIADQDGVVVVPQQNVEEIVEKAEKKLAYELNRLETINIYKKQNKQDKSDIEPKWLQDKLKKLNL; this is encoded by the coding sequence ATGAACAGCTCACAACATTCTGATAGTTCTCAGCTTTTATCGCGTATAAAAAAAATTGGCTCTACCGTATTTGCGGACGTAATGGATAATCAGAATACAATGGATTACCGCGTGAAACCTGTAAATTTTTTAGAACCTTTAGTAGGACGTGTAAGAACCGTTTCAGTACCTAAAGGTGACAATTTGCTTTTACATCATGCAATCTATCAAGCAGAGCCTAACGATATTATCATCGTCAACGGTCAAAGTTTTACTGGGGCTGCATATTTAGGAGAGCTTATGGCAGGTGCAGCAGAAGCATTAGGAATAAAAGGGATTATTATTGATGGGCTTGTTCGTGATAAACGGGAGCTTCGTCAATTAAATATCCAAATTTATGCTAAAGGATTTTCACCATCCGGTCCAAGTAAAGAAGGACCAGGTTCATTTGATACTACAATTACTTGCGCGGGCACCATTGTATCCCCCTATGATTTCGTAATTGCAGATCAGGATGGAGTGGTTGTCGTTCCTCAACAGAATGTTGAAGAAATCGTGGAAAAAGCAGAAAAGAAATTAGCGTATGAATTAAATCGATTAGAGACAATCAATATTTATAAAAAGCAAAATAAACAAGACAAGTCAGACATTGAGCCGAAATGGCTACAAGACAAATTAAAGAAACTTAATTTATAA